In one window of Zygosaccharomyces rouxii strain CBS732 chromosome E complete sequence DNA:
- the CMR2 gene encoding Cmr2p (similar to uniprot|Q12275 Saccharomyces cerevisiae YOR093C Hypothetical ORF): MPDLSVPPNLPIHLRNQISELVRDYKEENLTLKGYEAKRKHLLDQYANGQRFPLAPLRSPTRRPPAFHKRNQSWGSSIWSHGGSFFNDTNSIASSVYQGNPADHNSDGGSEAPYMFQRGQSGRQSVYRVTTVNSNSGYSTPRARHNESSVHLSIPSNEISGVPYNPMIPLLPREENPTNSDSLTSVLRGRFENYPGETAMISVNEKGKETYISWDKLYLRAEKVAHILSKEKLYKMDKVLLWYNKNEIIDFTVALLGCFIASMVAVPVSFEIYSLGEITEIIKLTSSKSVLISEDCYEQLENLYSTSNHNRIKVIRSEFFSQISFIKTDDLGQYSKAKKTTPTFDIPNISYIEFTRTPLGRLSGVVMKHKILSNQNNIFTNILNSRAMPHWKKGNVKKAFKKRDSSERYNILNSLDPTRSTGLVLGVFFNIFSGNLLISVDHRLLQKPGAYENLIEKYKADILLNEQLQLKQVVINYLEDPQSTISKKHRIDLSCIKCCLTCCTTIDTDVLDMIVQKWLKNLGCIDASTCYSPILTLPDFGGVFLSVRDQLGKLDNFQIHESKLRLQDELFINKEKLRGNIVEPSITAMINSSSSFKDYLRVTSFGFPIPDAMLCVVNPDDNTLVPDLTVGEILVRSDSLTDEFYQMDRVNNFVFKARLNYPKMYSFLTSEITSPTAGDRLSTIMNICPSTIFFLRTKLMGFVHNGKIYVLSMVEDMFLQNQLIRLPNWAHTSDVRKARKPSSEGDKGSDTMSLASTNLKTGKDEKDIRRVVQTYYLQQVTETLVRTVSTVYEVSAFELNHNKDEHFLVVVVESSLSKLPTSHSTSVTEAESQKKTTEKKMNELIDQVYRILWIFHKIQPTCVMVVPLESLPRRYCSLEIANSTVEKKFLNGELPATFVKFQFDNVILDFVPHSVFYNESIFSEHLSNMRRTAFLEEYRATHPNFSLDQQYPLPDETPWQSSGIDYRETSIDLRTHKSLASFPSILDILEWRIRETGNEFAFSDGVTIGYSSNNENAHKKVSWKAFERIIAAFLKKIVESKTPLKRGDKVVIVCENSVEYTAIVIACMYCNLVIIPYPIFREENIEEDVSYLVKVIRAYGVKRIFMDLTTHNIFEDNPILTKILKRCKHDIPKITVFSKVKKKNNLTINMFASQLRTKFGPKPGLNHNSHPCVIWIDDEFDIKKDIHVVMNHASLMNSLKILKETLGLSSENPIFSLCSYTVGMGFMMSCMVGIYVGCTTSLFSLDEVYSNPSGFLIGLQNMNVKDLYLNFETFCILTEKANELVEGNKGKLSSLEKSSKKHTPTPTLLKPDFLRNVQNLMIPFSGRPNTKRIEELLRRNTNITISRAQINYLYRNHLNPHISLRSYLGSPPVDMYLDSIALREGIIKTVNPAEVSPRGYIRVQDSGIVAVCTDVSIVNPETNLPCSNGELGEIWCCSEGNVHDYYICQDANDVTGKPTLTNDPFITNQFKSKLQTDVDNGLTYLRTGDLGFIKRVTCADSAGNSLDLNLLFVLGSINETVEILGLAHFVRDLEKTIRHTHPSIQKCIVSKAGGLLVCLVKCRDNSNAKFANLAALIVSELLKNHGVILDLCAFVSQDPSQVNLPSEWDKNRLTVMESWLDQKLKIEAQFGINYGENISIYLLSEFERNS, from the coding sequence GGGACAAAGTGGTCGGCAATCAGTTTACAGAGTTACTACGGTAAATTCTAATTCAGGCTATTCAACACCAAGAGCAAGGCATAATGAATCAAGTGTCCATTTATCAATTCCCTCGAACGAAATCTCAGGAGTTCCATATAATCCAATGATACCGCTATTACCAAGGGAGGAGAATCCAACGAATTCGGATTCATTAACATCAGTGCTGAGAGggagatttgaaaattatCCTGGTGAAACTGCTATGATCAGCGTTAATGAAAAGGGTAAAGAAACATATATATCTTGGGATAAATTGTATTTGAGAGCTGAGAAAGTTGCACACATTTTGAGTAAGGAaaaactttacaaaatggATAAAGTATTACTGTGGTATAATAAAAACGAAATAATTGATTTTACCGTTGCACTGCTGGGATGCTTCATTGCAAGTATGGTTGCAGTGCCAGTTTCGTTTGAAATTTACTCACTGGGGGAAATTACAGAAATTATAAAATTGACAAGTTCCAAATCAGTTTTAATCTCTGAGGACTGTTACGAgcaattggaaaacttaTATTCCACATCAAATCATAATAGAATTAAAGTGATTAGAAGTGAATTTTTCTCACAGATTTCATTTATAAAGACTGACGATTTGGGCCAATATTCAAAGGCTAAAAAGACTACACCAACTTTTGATATACCGAACATTTCATACATCGAATTTACTAGGACACCTCTGGGTAGATTGTCTGGTGTAGTAATGAAACACAAGATTCTTTCCAACCAGAACAACATTTTTACAAATATTCTAAATTCAAGAGCCATGCCCCATTGGAAAAAGGGTAACGTTAAAAAGGCATTCAAAAAGAGAGATTCCTCCGAGAGATATAACATCTTAAACAGTTTGGATCCTACAAGATCCACGGGGCTCGTGCTGGGGGTTTTctttaacattttttcAGGAAATTTATTAATCTCTGTGGATCATCGTTTATTACAAAAGCCTGGTGCTTATGAAAATCTGATAGAAAAATATAAAGCTGACATTCTGCTCAACGAGCAATTGCAGTTAAAGCAAGTGGTCATCaattatttggaagatcctCAATCTACCATATCCAAAAAGCATAGAATCGATTTAAGCTGTATCAAATGTTGCTTGACGTGCTGTACCACTATCGATACGGATGTGTTGGATATGATTGTACAGAAATGGCTGAAGAATTTGGGTTGTATCGATGCATCAACGTGTTATTCTCCAATTTTAACTCTGCCTGATTTTGGTGGTGTTTTCTTATCAGTTAGAGATCAACTAggaaaattggataattttcaaattcatgaATCTAAATTACGTTTGCAGGATGAATTATTTATTaataaggaaaaattgaggGGCAATATCGTGGAACCAAGCATTACCGCTATGATTAATTCTTCGAGTTCATTTAAAGATTACTTGAGAGTAACTTCCTTTGGATTCCCCATTCCTGACGCAATGCTTTGTGTGGTAAATCCAGACGACAACACATTAGTGCCTGATTTAACTGTTGGTGAAATTCTCGTTCGTTCTGATAGTTTAACAGACGAGTTTTATCAAATGGATCGTGTTAATAATTTTGTATTCAAGGCCAGATTAAATTATCCAAAGATGTACAGCTTCCTTACAAGTGAAATCACTTCACCGACAGCAGGTGACAGGTTATCAACCATCATGAACATTTGTCCGTCCacgattttctttttgagaACGAAATTGATGGGATTCGTGCATAATGGTAAGATCTATGTCTTGTCCATGGTAGAGGACATGTTTTTGcaaaatcaattgatcagGCTACCCAATTGGGCCCATACCTCCGATGTGAGAAAGGCAAGGAAACCCAGTTCAGAAGGTGATAAAGGCTCTGATACAATGTCCTTGGCTAGcacaaatttgaaaactgGAAAGGATGAGAAGGACATTAGACGTGTTGTACAGACATATTATTTGCAGCAAGTCACTGAAACACTTGTCCGTACTGTCAGTACTGTTTATGAAGTTTCTGCTTTTGAATTAAATCACAATAAGGATGAGCATTTCTTGGTGGTCGTCGTGGAGAGTAGTTTATCGAAGCTGCCAACGTCTCATAGTACCTCGGTTACAGAAGCTGAATCTCAAAAGAAAACCAcggaaaaaaagatgaatgaGCTAATTGATCAAGTTTATAGGATTTTATGGATTTTCCACAAAATTCAACCGACTTGTGTTATGGTTGTACCCTTAGAATCCCTACCCAGACGCTATTGCTCCTTAGAAATTGCTAACAGCACTGTGGAGAAGAAGTTTTTGAATGGTGAACTGCCGGCTACTTTCGTCAAATTTCAGTTTGATAACGttattttggattttgtcCCTCATTCTGTTTTTTACAACGAAAGTATCTTCTCTGAGCACTTGTCTAACATGAGAAGGACAGCATTTCTAGAAGAATATCGTGCAACccatccaaatttttcattggaTCAACAATATCCGTTGCCTGATGAGACACCTTGGCAATCCTCTGGGATAGATTACCGAGAGACTTCAATTGACTTAAGAACCCATAAGAGTCTCGCTTCTTTTCCTAGTATTCTGGATATTTTGGAATGGAGAATTAGAGAAACCGGTAATGAATTTGCCTTTAGCGATGGCGTGACTATTGGTTACTCTTCAAACAACGAAAATGCACACAAGAAAGTATCTTGGAAGGCgtttgaaagaatcataGCAGCctttttaaagaaaattgtAGAATCCAAGACTCCACTTAAACGTGGTGATAAAGTGGTCATCGTGTGTGAGAATTCAGTGGAGTACACCGCTATTGTTATTGCATGCATGTATTGTAATCTAGTGATTATACCATATCCCATCTttagagaagaaaatattgaagaagacgTGTCTTATCTGGTTAAAGTGATTAGGGCTTATGGTGTCAAGAGAATTTTCATGGATTTAACCACTCATAATATTTTTGAGGATAACCCCATATTgaccaaaattttgaagagatGCAAACATGATATTCCCAAGATTACTGTGTTTTCCAAagtaaagaagaagaataatCTCACCATCAATATGTTTGCTTCTCAATTACGCACGAAATTTGGCCCTAAACCAGGGTTGAACCATAATAGTCACCCCTGTGTCATTTGgattgatgatgaatttgacaTCAAAAAGGATATACACGTTGTGATGAATCATGCTTCACTGATGAactctttgaaaattttaaagGAAACTTTAGGCTTGAGCAGCGAGAACCCAATATTCTCTCTTTGCTCTTACACAGTTGGAATGGGATTTATGATGAGCTGTATGGTGGGAATATACGTCGGTTGTACGACGAGTTTGTTCTCTTTAGATGAAGTATATTCAAACCCCAGCGGGTTCTTGATCGGTCTTCAAAATATGAATGTTAAGGATTTATACTTAAACTTTGAGACCTTTTGCATATTAACGGAGAAGGCCAACGAGTTGGTGGAGGGAAACAAGGGTAAATTAAGCTCTTTGGAGAAAAGCTCCAAGAAGCATACACCAACTCCTACTTTATTGAAGCCGGAttttttgagaaatgtACAAAACCTTATGATTCCATTTTCTGGTAGGCCTAATACGAAAAGGatagaagaattgttacGTAGAAATACGAACATCACAATTAGTAGGGCACAGATAAACTACCTTTACCGGAATCATTTGAATCCTCATATTTCTTTGAGGTCATATCTTGGATCACCTCCTGTGGATATGTATTTGGACTCAATCGCCCTACGAGAAGGTATCATTAAAACGGTAAATCCTGCTGAAGTGTCACCTCGTGGATATATCCGTGTACAAGATTCAGGTATTGTGGCTGTATGCACAGATGTCTCCATTGTGAATCCAGAAACTAATCTTCCATGTAGTAATGGAGAATTGGGTGAAATATGGTGTTGTTCTGAAGGAAATGTACATGACTATTATATCTGCCAAGATGCAAATGATGTTACAGGTAAGCCGACTTTGACAAATGATCCATTTATTACAAACCAATTCAAGAGCAAACTCCAGACGGATGTAGATAATGGTCTTACATATTTGAGGACAGGTGATCTAGGATTTATTAAAAGAGTGACTTGCGCGGACTCAGCAGGTAACTCTCTTGATTTGAACCTGTTGTTCGTTCTGGGTAGTATTAATGAGACGGTGGAAATCTTGGGATTGGCCCATTTCGTTAGAGATTTAGAGAAAACCATTAGACATACTCACCCAAGTATTCAAAAATGTATTGTTTCCAAAGCTGGTGGTTTACTTGTATGCCTTGTCAAATGCCGTGATAATTCTAATGCTAAATTTGCTAATCTTGCGGCACTGATTGTCTCAGAACTATTAAAGAATCACGGTGTCATCCTGGATCTATGTGCATTTGTTAGTCAAGACCCATCTCAAGTTAATCTTCCTAGCGAATGGGATAAAAACAGACTTACCGTAATGGAGTCATGGCTGGAccagaaattgaagatagAAGCCCAATTTGGGATCAATTACGGTGAAAACATTTCCATCTACCTTTTATCAGAATTTGAGAGGAACAGCTGA
- the MRX3 gene encoding Mrx3p (similar to uniprot|P38172 Saccharomyces cerevisiae YBL095W Hypothetical ORF): protein MMLKIINRALILPLAGLTLGTASFLKVWPDTINDYDEPMRTDPELLRRWRRTNLYEELKHLTQWRQSEKIPPAHRSNHVGQGLLSGVGKLENDPVVFHDEVQNSISVVYQLGKKLGDSNGYVDNGVLSVLLDEALCYCGFPLLPSKRGVTARLDLEFVGKIPVDSTIVLKAKVVEHKGRKCVISGTLESVPGMEKNWWGRLRSVWGAECYARAKCVLVEPKWFKWLPGDA from the coding sequence ATGATGTTGAAGATCATCAACAGAGCTTTAATCTTACCCCTCGCAGGCCTTACCTTGGGTACTGCTAGCTTTCTGAAGGTATGGCCTGATACAATTAATGACTATGACGAACCAATGCGGACGGATCCTGAACTGTTACGTAGATGGAGACGTACAAATCTTTACGAAGAGCTAAAACATTTAACCCAATGGCGTCAGAGTGAGAAGATTCCTCCTGCCCATAGAAGCAATCATGTGGGGCAAGGTCTACTGAGTGGAGTGGGGAAATTAGAGAATGACCCAGTAGTTTTCCATGACGAAGTGCAAAATTCGATATCGGTTGTGTATCAATTGGGTAAGAAATTAGGCGATTCAAATGGGTATGTGGATAACGGAGTATTATCTGTATTGTTAGATGAAGCTCTATGTTACTGCGGGTTTCCGCTGCTACCAAGTAAACGCGGGGTTACTGCGCGGTTAGACTTAGAGTTTGTGGGCAAAATACCTGTCGATAGTACTATTGTGTTGAAGGCGAAGGTTGTTGAGCATAAGGGGAGAAAGTGTGTTATTAGCGGCACGTTAGAGAGTGTACCTGGTATGGAGAAGAATTGGTGGGGGAGATTGAGGAGTGTGTGGGGTGCGGAATGTTATGCTAGGGCTAAATGTGTTTTGGTGGAGCCCAAGTGGTTTAAATGGTTACCCGGGGATGCGTAG
- the ECM3 gene encoding putative ATPase ECM3 (similar to uniprot|Q99252 Saccharomyces cerevisiae YOR092W ECM3 Non-essential protein of unknown function), which translates to MSVPLGDIIWTCFKPMIKIYLIIGTGFGLAKINILSVEATRAISDIVLTLLMPCLAFSKIVGNIQDSDIKNVAIVCLSSLLIFGTGLFGAFVISKTMPVPKQWRGGILAGGMLPNISDLPIAYIQTLDQGLVFTEEEGNKGVANVIIFLTMFLLCLFNLGGFRLIESDFKYNDEESGSTEADNYEPTQQLSIPDENSSSELSGKEAYGQVQKPPSSASPLENLSRSPSHNHPPSIASNPTTVASSPNGYNNPERSQPLAYTQNSQTGSLRMRRPSVSESIRTIDRREMPPEDVTHLIREYSNVDQYGHRRRSTTARSTSNDFGELPRTSTRGQSSMERIRSSTLTRMLTSDATVGKEDIEDSGKGSLPKWMRKVRITKYFIFFLKNCLRPCSLAVIVALTIAFIPWVKALFVSGPGIPHINQAPDQQPPLSFIMDYTSYIGAASVPFGLLLLGATLGRLKIKKLYPGFWKSALLLVCLRLCIMPILGVLWCNRLVRAGWLHYDEDKMLLFVIVLDWGLPTMTTIIYFTASYTPPDAKETVQMDCVSFFLMIQYPILAISLPFLASFYIKVKLKA; encoded by the coding sequence ATGAGCGTCCCTCTAGGTGATATCATTTGGACCTGTTTCAAGCCGATGATTAAAATTTACTTGATCATCGGTACAGGATTTGGACTAGCTAAAATAAATATCCTTTCAGTGGAAGCTACTAGAGCCATTTCAGATATTGTTTTAACGCTTTTAATGCCGTGCTTGGCATTTAGCAAGATCGTGGGTAATATTCAAGATAGTGACATCAAAAATGTTGCCATAGTGTGTCTAAGTTCACTTCTCATATTCGGTACCGGATTATTTGGAGCCTTCGTAATTAGCAAAACAATGCCAGTACCAAAACAATGGCGTGGTGGTATATTAGCCGGGGGTATGCTCCCCAACATTAGTGATCTGCCCATTGCATACATCCAAACGTTGGACCAAGGTTTGGTGTttactgaagaagaaggtaatAAAGGTGTTGCCAATGTCATCATTTTTCTAACGATGTTTCTACTGTGTTTGTTCAATTTAGGTGGATTTCGATTAATCGAATCTGATTTTAAATATAATGATGAGGAATCTGGCAGCACAGAAGCTGATAATTACGAACCCACACAACAACTATCGATTCCTGATGAAAATAGTAGCAGTGAACTCTCAGGCAAAGAAGCCTATGGCCAGGTACAAAAGCCACCTTCATCTGCATCaccattggaaaatttatcaagatCACCTAGTCATAATCATCCCCCAAGCATAGCATCAAACCCAACAACCGTAGCATCTTCTCCGAATGGATATAATAATCCCGAGCGTAGTCAACCATTGGCATATACACAAAATTCACAAACTGGAAGCTTGAGAATGAGACGGCCATCAGTGAGTGAGTCTATTCGTACTATCGATAGAAGAGAAATGCCTCCCGAAGATGTTACCCACTTAATTCGTGAATATTCGAACGTTGACCAATACGGTCACCGTCGTAGAAGTACTACCGCCAGAAGTACGAGTAATGATTTTGGTGAACTACCCAGAACTTCAACCAGGGGTCAATCATCCATGGAGAGAATTAGATCTTCAACGCTGACTAGAATGTTAACCTCAGACGCTACCGTTGGTAAAGAAGATATTGAAGACTCAGGTAAGGGttcattaccaaaatgGATGCGTAAGGTCCGCATAACGAaatatttcattttctttttaaagaattgtttgAGACCTTGTTCCCTGGCTGTCATTGTAGCTTTAACCATTGCATTTATTCCCTGGGTCAAAGCATTATTTGTCAGTGGACCAGGCATCCCACATATTAATCAGGCGCCTGATCAACAACCACCTCTAAGTTTTATTATGGATTATACTAGTTATATTGGGGCTGCTTCAGTTCCGTTCGGTTTATTACTTTTAGGTGCAACTCTAGGAAGGTTaaagattaaaaaattgtatcCTGGTTTCTGGAAATCGGCACTTTTGTTAGTTTGTTTGCGACTATGCATCATGCCCATCTTAGGAGTTCTTTGGTGTAATCGTCTCGTAAGAGCAGGTTGGTTACACTATGATGAGGATAAAATGCTCCTCTTTGTCATTGTCCTTGATTGGGGATTACCTACAATGACGACAATCATCTATTTCACTGCAAGTTACACTCCACCGGACGCTAAAGAAACTGTTCAAATGGATTGTGTTTCATTCTTTCTAATGATTCAATACCCTATCCTAGCTATCAGCCTACCATTTTTGGCTAGCTTCTACATCAAGGTCAAATTGAAGGCATAG
- a CDS encoding uncharacterized protein (conserved hypothetical protein), with amino-acid sequence MTYEKGPILEQFTHEELANQVTPDSEQLDKEAGKVERGNKLSKLSPEVVAQMGREFAEEFELPNDDDIFARAAMLARNPDGFNDFDFLSDEEKQACWAEEYKPWSSMTRQLIAIICAAAMSAAVQGMDETVINGAMLFYPEVLGLGSGSKRDSWIEGLINGAPYLCCAGFSCWTTDWLNNRLGRKNVIFVTCGISAVTCFLQGFAPTGVRGWHYLFAFRFLLGLGIGPKSATTNVYLAECATRQIRGCTTIFWQFFTAFGIMWGYVFTLIFYRVKPNGVHGGLNWRLTLGSAMLPALLVMIQIPFCPESPRWLMGKNRYREALENTIKIRPHKILACRDIFYQHVLLAEEESLQLPFWIRLKQMVTVRRNRNGLLASCICAFMQQFCGINVIAYYSSSIFVESGFSEISALCSSLGFGLINFFFAIPTFFMIDKRGRRYLLLRTFPWLALFLLIAGFAFWIPGTQARIGVVTMGIYVFSAIYSFSCGPVPFLIAAESANLASRSLNSSIFTVVLWGFNFILSVTWPSMVRAMKPQGAFGFYAFWNAAGFFMVYFCVPETKQYTLEELDEVFEVPLRTRIKYNFQEIWPNIQYHILRRRKIKRRTPLGPSVGFSDLEEKPEQEHVERVDTSDSSSDVDPTAGGGL; translated from the coding sequence ATGACGTATGAGAAGGGTCCCATACTGGAGCAGTTTACGCATGAAGAGCTCGCGAATCAGGTAACTCCTGATTCAGAGCAATTAGATAAAGAGGCTGGTAAGGTAGAACGCGGTAATAAATTGTCGAAGTTGTCCCCTGAGGTTGTAGCGCAGATGGGACGAGAGTTTGCAGAGGAGTTTGAATTACCCAATGACGACGATATCTTTGCGCGCGCCGCTATGCTAGCTAGAAACCCCGATGGATTTAACGATTTCGATTTTCTGAGTGATGAGGAAAAGCAGGCATGTTGGGCCGAAGAATACAAGCCATGGTCTTCTATGACGAGGCAATTAATCGCCATTATATGTGCGGCAGCAATGTCAGCGGCTGTGCAAGGTATGGATGAAACTGTTATCAACGGTGCTATGCTGTTTTACCCCGAAGTTCTTGGATTAGGAAGTGGCAGTAAAAGAGATTCATGGATCGAAGGCTTAATTAATGGTGCTCCCTATTTGTGCTGCGCTGGGTTCTCCTGTTGGACAACCGATTGGCTTAACAATCGATTGGGAAGGAAGAATGTGATCTTCGTCACGTGTGGGATATCAGCGGTTACTTGTTTCTTACAGGGTTTTGCACCCACTGGTGTGAGAGGCTGGCATTATTTGTTTGCATTTAGATTCCTGCTTGGATTGGGTATCGGTCCCAAGAGTGCAACAACCAATGTTTACTTAGCAGAATGTGCTACAAGACAAATCCGTGGTTGTACGACCATCTTTTGGCAATTCTTTACAGCATTTGGTATTATGTGGGGGTATGTTTTCACATTGATCTTTTACAGAGTTAAGCCTAATGGAGTTCACGGTGGATTGAATTGGAGATTGACTCTAGGCTCTGCGATGTTACCTGCATTGCTGGTAATGATTCAAATTCCATTTTGTCCGGAGTCACCTCGTTGGTTAATGGGTAAAAATCGCTACAGGGAAGCTTTGGAGAACACTATCAAGATTCGCCCTCATAAAATCCTTGCATGTCGTGACATTTTTTACCAGCACGTCTTATTGGCAGAGGAGGAATCGCTACAATTACCGTTCTGGATTAGATTAAAACAAATGGTTACCGTGAGACGTAACCGTAATGGTTTATTGGCTTCTTGCATTTGTGCCTTCATGCAACAGTTCTGTGGTATCAATGTCATTGCTTACTACTCCTCTAGTATTTTCGTTGAAAGTGGATTTTCAGAGATTAGTGCCTTGTGTTCTTCCCTTGGTTTTGGActtatcaattttttctttgcaaTCCCTACTTTCTTCATGATCGATAAGAGGGGTAGACGTTATTTGTTGTTAAGAACCTTCCCCTGGTTGGCGCTATTTTTATTGATAGCAGGGTTTGCATTTTGGATCCCAGGTACACAGGCTAGAATCGGTGTTGTTACCATGGGTATCTATGTTTTTTCGGCGATTTATTCCTTCTCTTGTGGGCCGGTTCCATTCTTAATTGCCGCCGAGTCTGCCAACCTAGCATCCCGTTCGCTAAACTCTTCCATCTTTACCGTGGTTCTATGGGggtttaatttcattttaaGTGTTACTTGGCCCAGTATGGTGAGAGCCATGAAACCACAAGGTGCGTTTGGTTTCTATGCATTTTGGAATGCCGCAGGGTTTTTCATGGTCTATTTCTGCGTTCCGGAGACTAAACAGTATACTTTGGAAGAACTGGATGAGGTGTTTGAAGTTCCATTAAGAACGAGAATTAAGTACAATTTCCAAGAGATTTGGCCTAATATCCAATACCACATcttaagaagaagaaaaataaagagAAGAACACCTTTGGGACCTTCGGTCGGATTCAGTGATTTGGAGGAAAAACCAGAACAAGAACACGTTGAACGTGTTGACACTAGCGATTCCAGCAGTGACGTCGATCCTACAGCAGGCGGCGGTTTGTAA